The DNA segment CGTCACCGCGTACGTCAGGGCTGATAGTGCCAGTGGTGTCGGCGGGGTTGGTGCTGCTGGTGAaagtgctggtggtgctggtggtgttccGCTGCATGCGACGACGGAGATCAGTGGTACCtggttagtatttttttttgagagagagagagagagagagagagagagagagagagagagagagagagagagagagttatgttgtCATTCTTTCTTAGGTCAGGTTTCCCAGCACGAgtactcttccttccattctttgtcGCTTCAAGTAGTCCATTAACATTCCCAATCCTCTGTTTCAACCGgcggaacaacacacacacacacacacaacacacacacacacacacacacacacacactttcatcaaGTTCAGTAAAGTCTTGTTTTGCTGCATGTCTTACAATATATAGTTTACAAGTCTGCCCATCCTTTCCCCAtcatccaccatctcctcctcgtcttcctcttgctactaaaacaagaaaaacaacaactaagaataataaaaacgataaacaataataataacataaataacaataCTAAAGCTATAATATCGACAGTCTCTGAGACCAGCCATCCCCGCGACCCTGATCTGGCCACGCCCACAAGAGCTTCAGTCCACGGCAttgagaacagcctgtacgagccagTCGAGCCTTTCAGCGGCCTTCAGACACCCGCCGCCGGGGGACACCAGCAGGGGCAACAGTACATCATTGAGAACACCCTGTACGACCCTTTCAGCGGCCCTCAGACACCCACCGCCGGGGGACACCAGCAGGGGCAACAGTACATCATTGAGAACACCCTGTACGACCCTTTCAGCGGCCCTCAGACACCCGCCGCCGGGGGACACCAGCAGGGGCAAGAGTACGTCATTGAGAACACCCTGAACGAGCCTTTCAGCGGCCCCCAGACACCCGCCGCCGGGGGACACCAGGGGCAAGAGTACGTCATTGAGAACACCCTGTTTGAGCCTTTCAGCGGCCCTCAGACACCCACCGCCGGACGTTAGGGGCAAGAGTAGGCCTACGTCATTGAGAACACCCTGTATGAGCCTTTCAGCGACCCCCAGACACCCGCCGCCGGACATTAGGAGCAAGAGTAGGCCTACGTCATTGAGAACACCCTGTATGAGCCTTTCAGCGGCCCTCAGACACCCGCcgccacatagaaacacgacagcaacatagaaacacgacagccacataggaacaagacagccacatagaaacacgacagccacatagaaacacgacagccacataggaacacgacagccacataggcacacgacagccacatagaaacacgacagccacataggaacacgcagccacatagaaacacgacagccatataggaacacgcagccacatagaaacacgcaGCCACACAGGCACATgacagccacataggaacacgACAGCAACATCGAAACACAACGGCCATATAGGAACAAgacagccacataggaacacgacagccacataggaacacgcagccacatagaaacacaacagccacataggaacacgacagccacatagaaacacgacagccacataggaacacgcagccacatagaaacacgacagccacataggaacacgACAGCCAAATAGGAACACGACAGCCACAGAGGAACACaacagccacatagaaacacgacagccacataggaacacgcagccacatagaaacacgacagccacatagaaacacgacagccacataggaacacgcagccacacagaaacacgacagccacatagaaacacgacagccacatagaaacacacaGCCACAaagaaacacgacagccacataggaacacaacagccacataggaacacacagccacatagaaacacgacagccacatagaaacacgacagccacataggaacacgcagccacatagaaacacgacagccacatagaaacacaacagccacataggaacacgcagccacatagatacacgacagccacatagaaacacgacagccacataggaacacgcagccacatagaaacacgacagccacataggaacacgcagccacatagaaacacgatagccacatagaaacacgacagccacataggaacacgcagccacatagaaacacgacagccacatagaaacacgacagccacataggaacacgacagccacataggaacacgcagccacatagaaacacgacagccacataggaacacgcagccacatagaaacacgacagccgCACAGgcacacgacagccacatagaaacacgacagccacacaggcacacgacagccacatagaaacTCGACAGCCACACAGgcacacgacagccacataggaacacgcagccacatagaaacacacagccacatagaaacacgagagccacatagaaacacgacagccacataggaacacgacagccacataggaacacgacagccacatataAACACGACAGACACATAGGAACACACAGCCACATAGatacacgacagccacatagaaacacgacagccacataggaacacgcagccacatagaaacacgacagccacataggaacacgcagccacatagaaacacgacagccacatagaaacatgacagccacataggaacacgcagccacatagaaacacgacagccaaatagaaacacgacagccacataggaacacgacagccacataggaacacgcagccacatagaaacacgacagccacataggaacacgcagccacatagaaacacgacagccacacaggcacacgacagccacatagaaacacgacagccacacaggcacacgacagccacatagaaacTCGACAGCCACACAGGCACATgacagccacataggaacacgcagccacatagaaacacacagccacatagaaacacgacagccacatagaaacacgacagccacatagaaacacgacagccacataggaacacgacagccacataggaacacgacagccacatagaaacacgacagccacataggaacacgcagccacatagaaacacgacagccacataggaacacgacagccacataggcacacgacagccacatagaaacacgacagccacattggaacacgacagccacataggaacacgacagccacataggaacacgcagccacatagaaacacgacagccacataggaacacgccgccacatagaaacacgacagccacacAGGCACAggacagccacatagaaacaagacagccacatagaaacacgacagccacagAGGAACATgacagccacataggaacacgacagccacataggaacacgcagccacatagaaacacgacagccacataggaacaTGCAGCCACATAGAAATACGACAGCCATACAGgtacacgacagccacatagaaacacgactGCCACACAGgcacacgacagccacatagaaacTCGACAGCCACACAGgcacacgacagccacatagaaacTCGACAGCCACACAGgcacacgacagccacatagaaacTCGACAGCCACACAGgcacacgacagccacatagaaacTCGACAGCCACACAGgcacacgacagccacatagaaacTCGACAGCCACACAGgcacacgacagccacataggaacacgcAGCCACACAGGCACACGACGGCCACATAGGAACACGAAGCCACGTAGAAACATGACAGCCACACAGgcacacgacagccacataggaacacgcAGCCACACAGGCACACGACGGCCACATAGGAACACGAAGCCACGTAGAAACATGACAGCCACACAGGCACACGACAGCCAcatgtgtgtgtttataaattGATGTACTGTACCATGAAAAATGAAGGATTATTTTCTAATGTATCTCCTGAATACAGAACTAAAAGTTCTTTAATGGCCTTACAGTTACTTTTCaagatttttcttcttcatataaaGAGGTGTGGTTATAAACCAGCCAGTATATATTAAAGGCTGTTCCACTACAGTTTTCAAACTGTGCATTGAAAGCTCTTCTATGTTAATCCCAATTATACAATGGACATCTTTAATTAATATTTTGAATCTGTATATTTCAGTATCACACAGTGATACTGAAATATAGTGATATTGTGACCTGTTCTGGTTCATTTCCAAAGTATTTTGTTCactgatgtcttttttttctgtgtgttaaTGATTTACTGTAGCTAGTAATGCATTAGTCTTAAGCAGTTCACTGCCGCCCTGCAGGAGTGCTTGGGCCAAAGTTTTGGCCTAAGACCTGCAACCCAGTGTATTCCTCTTCGGCCTTTATTTTAGCGGCGTGCCTCGCTCACATCGGCGTTCAGTTATCGCCGAGCGGTTACGATCCATGATTTCCATGCTCCTGTGAAGGGCAGCCCCTCACGGCCCTGCCTCTCCTGCTGCGGAAAGAACCTAACTGAATGATTGTTGCGATAACCACAACGAGGGTCACACGGCACCGCAATGTGACGGAATATGAAAAACAATAAATGTACTTGACAAACAAGATTTCATTCTCCTGTGAGTGGGCTGCGAGCTGAACTAATGTCAGAGTGGTGAGCCTCGTCATCCCCATCCACTGCCTCGGCACTGTGTTGGCTCTATACTCCTCCGGTGCCACCCTGTTCCACAGACTCTGTGCAGCTGAAAGCCTGATACAGAGCGTACAGTCCGGACGGAGGCTgcgagggagtaggaggaggcagagaaggaaggggctgCCGCAGGGCCTTGTCACCTTGCCTCAGGATAGGGGAGGTGAGGCTGCCGTGCAGGGCGGCGACCCGTGGGTGGACGGTATAAGCCAGCACCGAGGGCGGTGCGGGGGGGGTGACGGGGAGCACGTCTGccatcccgtatcgtgagacatccggGTTGATCTTCTTGGTGTGCgattttttccaatttttttcacaGCCCAGGAGAGACAACTTCGatctatatttttaaacgtacAGGCGCCTCAGTACGCACGTTTGAAAACCCTCTCGTATAAGTTGCTGGGATcatcatggactgttttgtgatcgtagTGATAGTTTTTCATGAATTccgcaccttgaacgggaaagttACCCATGAAAACGCGATCAGTCTTCTCCGTGGGCCGGAAAAATAGTCGTGATGGGAGCCCGAgatgtaatgctgacttgcctgatcagctagcctcccataacccacttagccgactggtaaaggagtggctctcccgttacgctggtcgcgggttcgatccccagcgccggcAAACCTCTCCTTgtttggattaatttctcgtgtatttcgttacacgcagtggccgtgtgggagtgtagtaaagagcaaattctggca comes from the Eriocheir sinensis breed Jianghai 21 unplaced genomic scaffold, ASM2467909v1 Scaffold574, whole genome shotgun sequence genome and includes:
- the LOC126993167 gene encoding uncharacterized protein LOC126993167, encoding MGSENVTSPSRHQVDIRSRWKPPHFNFTHDISSVINSIRQGKGAPSTSPRTSGLIVPVVSAGLVLLVKVLVVLVVFRCMRRRRSVVPVSETSHPRDPDLATPTRASVHGIENSLYEPVEPFSGLQTPAAGGHQQGQQYIIENTLYDPFSGPQTPTAGGHQQGQQYIIENTLYDPFSGPQTPAAGGHQQGQEYVIENTLNEPFSGPQTPAAGGHQGQEYVIENTLFEPFSGPQTPTAGR